The window GTAGCTTCATGAATACCTACAGTATTCTGTTAAGATACCTGTCAGTCTCCAGTTCACTGATGGAGGTGTGGAGGGCTAAACAAAGGGAAGGTTATAAATGTTTCTACTTCTCTATAAAGTGTGCTCTATGTTATTATTAGACTAAACCTCAATATGAacgacttccctatagctcaaatggtaaagaatctacctgcattgAAGGAGaccagggcttgatccctgagtcaggaagatcctctgtagaagggaacggcaatacactccagtaatcttgcctggagaatccccatggacagtgaagcctggcgggctacagtccgtggggtcgcaaagagtcagactcaactgagcgactaacatacacacacacacacaaacctcaaTAACATTAATACTTTTTCACCCAGATACGATTATGACTTTCTTGCAGTAGTAAACAGCTGAGAGGTTTATTATCTGGGTGCAGGAGCAGTAGGGTAGGAGTGAATATTAGAATATTTGTGATGGAAAGAGTTCCTGCTGGTATCAAGACCTTATTTCAGTAGGTGAGACTCTTCGGAGAACTTTGATaacatgaaaatgaaacaaattgccTTGAAACAATTTGGAAGATTATGAGAGAAATGGAATAATGTATCTTGCAATTGTAAACTGTTCTCTTTCATACTAGATTTTTTACTTCCTGAGACCCTGTCTCTAAACCCTGAAAGATCAGTTAGGCACCTTGGTGTTTGGGTTCCACTCTCATGCCTAGCTTtaacattttagcaatcagttATTTATTAATAGAACTACATGGATGCCACATTATCAGCAAAAGAAAAGATGACACTCACCAGGAGGGTACAGTTATAATGCAATCTATATTTGATACATGAAAATGCAGGCTCCTGAGTTTACCTTTGCTGAGCAGCTGCAACTTTTTGCGTGGGGGGAGTGCATCAATTCTgatctttttatttaataaaatatgagtGCTGTTTGTGCCCAAAGAATAGTCGCTTGAATAGAAAAGATGCTTACCCTCACTGGAAGTAAAAGATGTATTTAGACTGGAAAGGAATATGTAGGTCATCAATACTGATTTATAGATGTAGGGCCAAGgattaaaaagaacataaaaagagCTCTCCTACAAATTCACCAGCAAGTCAAGTTGTTCAGATCCAATTATGTTcaaaatttactcttttttttttacatttattgtgcactttatttttttttaatgtgtagtaATTTTTTTTACTCTTAAATGGATGGAAGCTATTATGCATTTTGTAAAGGAATTTACTTACTCAGAAATGTCAAATAATTCTACAAAACCaatgtttcataatttaaaacagGGAAGGTAAGTACTAAACTCTTACTATTAATACAGATTGTTTGATTTGTACAATAAATAAGTATTGAACAGAAATGAAGAAGCAAATGAAGGAGCAGAAAAAGTCACAGCCAAATTTTCAGATGGAAATTTGCTCAGAAAAGCATGTCTTTAAAGCAAAGACAGCAGCTAGGAGTTACGTATCCCAACTAGAGCCTGAGGAAGATGCTTTCCTTTAAAGAGGAACCAGGTGGGCTCTAAGCTTAGAAATAACCCAGCTCAGGGttcataattttcttcttttaacttgAAACTAAAAGATTATTCACAAAATATTACAGTGGGTTGACGGCATTCTATAGGCATGCAATAGATATTCAGCAAATTTGAGCAGTATCCAGAGATTAAGCTGAATGCTTCAAACACTATATGCatcctttatatttattttttattttttggctgcaatgtgaagccatgtgggatcttagttcccagaccactggaccatcagggaaggctCTCTGTGGCCATTTTTGAACTACTATTAATAATGTGATCGTCCagtggctgaaaagaatatatggtATGGAAGTCTTATTTGCAGAAACCTGTTTAGAGTCATTTGGAGAATGGGAGGGTAAAGTCTATTCTCCATGTACCATAGACATAACATTgcaaagaacaaaagagaagaaCATGGACCATTTGCCCAAagatgtttttcaaaatatataaaactggtTTCACAAATTATGATACATATATTATTGACCttgtatattatacatacatatgataCATATATTATTAGTTCCATAACAGTGTagctattttaaaacatatatgattatagcaaatttttaaaaataaaaaccatggggaattccccagcagtccaggacccggtgctctcactgccagggttcagtccctggttgaggaactaagatatTGCAAGGCTCGAAgcaaggccaaaaaaattaaataaataaataccgcAGAACTTTATGGAGAATTCAATTACtactaaattaaaataatatgtgtCCAAGCTGATATTATATTAACTCAACACATAATACCAATAACAAATTTAAGTATCAATAGAAACAAATATACGTTCCCTCTCATGTGACtgtataattttcatttctctgctctTTGATTTAAGCAATAcctgaaaagttgaaaaaaaaaaacctcaaggaAACTAACTCGGCTTTATTAACTTTCCGTTTTCTCCGTTTTCCAAGTTGATTGACTGGATTCTCAAGTAGGTTTCTCCTCTTATGCTCAGAACTTAGCTTGGAAAATAGTAGGTCAGAAAGAGGGAAGTAGAAAAGAAGCAttgtataaaaaagaataaaaaagtcaCCAAGCTTTAGAGAACTATGAAGATAGTTTCCATcaaccaaaaattttaaatatgggaAGACTGTTTGGAGAATGGGTGTCATTTATCCAAGATCCTACATTTACTAGGGTCAGAGACAGGATGGAAACAAATAACTCTTTACTCTCCATTCAGAGCTCTTTCTACTGCATCTTCTCGATGCTATTGGGAGTTTAAAGCCTATTTATTCTGACTTTCATCTttatattcagttatttttttttcagagacttGCTGCCCACCTTGCACTGCACTCAATGAATGTGCAGAATCAGACCGCAGTGACCGAATTTATCCTGACTGCCTTCCCTGCTCTCCAGAAGCTTCAGATTTTCCTCTTCGTGGCCCTCTTGTTTACTTACATGCTCACTCTAACTGGAAATGGAGTCATCATTTCCCTAATATGGGCTGATAATCGCCTCCAATCCccaatgtacttcttcctcagtaATTTGTCATTTTTGGACATTTTATTCACTAGCTCAGTTACCCCAAAATTGTTATCCTTTCTCCTCAAGGACAGGAAGACCATATCTCTTGCAGGCTGCATCAGCCAAACATActtcttcttcttcctggggACGGTGGAGTTCATCCTGCTGGTGGTGATGTCctttgaccgctatgtggccatctgtaaccCCCTGCACTACACCATCATCATGAACAGCAGGGCGTGTCTCCTGCTGGTTCTGGGCTGCTGGGTGGGGGCCTTCCTGTCCGTGCTCTGCCCGGTTATTCTGCTGTCCAGGCTGCCCTTCTGCCATAAGGAGATTAATCACTTCTTCTGTGACATTGCCCCTCTGCTGCAGGTGGCCTGCATAGACACTCATTTCCTTGAGATGATAAGCTTCCTCTTGTCTTCTCTCATCCTCCTGACCTCACTGCTGATCACCACCATATCCTACACCTACATCATCTCTACCATCCTGCGCATCCCCTCGGCCCAAGGGCGTCAGAAAGCCTTTTCCACCTGCGCTTCTCACATCACTGTCGTTTCTATTGCCTACGGGAGCAACATCTTCATGTATGTGAGACCCAGCCAGAGTCATTCCCTGGAATTTGATAAAGTGACTGCTGTCCTCACCATAATGGTGACTCCTCTCCTGAACCCCTTCATTTATAGTCTAAGGAATAAAAAGGTAAAGGAAGTTTTGAGAGATGCAGTCAACAAAATTGTGTCCTTATTGCACAGGAAACCTTGAAAGGTTGCTTGCTAAGAATGGCTTTTCCAACTCTTGGACACAATATGGAGTAAGGCATGCTTGAAGACCATAAAATCAAAAATAtgtaagaagaaatgaaaaagttttGCACCTCATATGATGCAAAGTATTATAGTCAAGGTCCAGAGCAGACAAGTCAGACATCAAGAAAATAACATGGTCTGAACCTTAATTGGACCATCTCACACACAGAACtgaatgaattaaagaaaaatactgaacTAGAGTCAGAAAACCTGAATTTTAAGCCTGACTCTATCACTTTTTTAGTAACAAGTAACCTCTCTGATCTTAGTTTCTCATCTGTGGAATGGGGAATATggtttgtgtttttcctttttcttttttttagttaaagTAGGATTAACAGAGATAGTCTAAGTCATGCAACTACATGTAACTAAAAGTGAATCTTCTGAgtgttttaagaatttaaaagatGATGGGAAGCATCCCTAACAGCCAAAtactgtaaataataataatacaaaaacaGGGAAGAGGAGTAACATAAACTTGTGTTTGTACATGTAATTAAGTATGTACATTTAACCCTCTTAACAACCTTGAGaagcagatttttcttttcttttgtttttttggccatgcaccACCTCAGCTTGAGGGCTCTTggttccacaaccagggattgaactcttgacagtgaaagcatggagtcctaactactggactgccagggaattcctaagaAGCTGATGACTGAGGTTCACTGAGATTAAGTGTCTTTCCCCAACTACAtcactagtttttaaaatatatatataattatatgtatatatatacaggtaCAATGGGGACAAGCATCTAAAAAGAGAGCCTAAGAGACTTTCTGAgcaatccagtgattaaaactctgtgctcccaaagcaggggacaagggttcaatccctggtcagggaactaagagaaAATACTGTCTTCAAGATGGATTCAGCATATTATAAAAGAACAATatccaaaaagaaagaatattgtcTGTCAAAAGGTAGAGCAGTGGACAAATGTTTACAGATCACAAGAAGGTAGGAGGGGACatttcctggtagtccaatggttaggactctgcactttcactgccgagagTCTGGGTTCAGTCCCGCAAAAGTAGAACAGAATCATCAGGAATGAAGCATTCACATAATTTTCTGCTCTGTATTCATACTCAGACATTAATTAAGATGGGGTTTTGAAAGCTACTACATTTGTGTCCTattaatgccataacaaaattAGCACCTAAAAAAGTACAAATTGACTATCTTAGAGTTCTGCAGCTCAGAAGTCCAATACAGGTCTCACCGAACTAACATCTGCAGACTGCATTCCTATTTAGGGGCCCTAGAGGAAAATccatttccttcttattttgGGTTGTTCTTGAAGTTTAGGACCAAGGTcctagtatgctgctgctgccagcTATCAGCCAAGGACCAGTCCCAGTTTCTAGAAGGTACTGCAGTCCTTGACTCACGGCCCCCTCTTCCTCCATCTTAAAGCTAACAACAGGGAAGGGGCAAGCCTTTCTCTGATGTGTCAGATCTCTGCTCCTTCCTTTTCCATCTCCTCTCTGACTCAGCTGGAAAAGGTTCTTCATTTTTAAGGACTCATTTCCCTGGACTGAGTCCAGGCAAATAATCCACAATAATGTCACCAACACAAAGTCTACATCCTGAGTTACTTCTGTAAAATCCCTTTTGCATCTAAAGTAGCATACAGGTGACCCTCCACATCCATGGGTTCCATACCTACTGATTCAACCCACCATCAATCAAAAGtatctaaaaataattaaattccaGAAATTaccaaaagcaaaatttaaacttACCACATGCTGGCAACTATTTGAATACCATTTACATTATTAGCTTTTATAGGTAATTTAGACATGATGTAAAGCTTCAAGAGGATGTGCACAGGTTTTTTAGGcaaacattggagaaggaaatggcaacccactccactgttcttgcttggagaatcccagggatgggggagcctggtgggctgccgtctatggggttgcacagagtcagacatgactgaagcgacttagcatcagcagcagcagcaagccatttTATATAGGGTAGCTTCCCTGtaggctcagcagtagagaatctgccagccaatgcaggagacaaaagagacacaggttcgattccggggtgggaaagatcccctggagaagaaaatggcaacccactccagtattcttgactgagaaaccccatgaacagagagcctggtaggctacagtcaatgggggtcacaaaagagtcagatgacaacaaaaacaactatGCTATTTTATACGAGGGTCCTGGACCCGACCCCCTTCAAATACCAAGGGACAAGTGTACTCATAGATTCTAAAGATTGAACAAGAATTACCTTTAGGTGCCATTATTCTacttatcagggcttccctggtggctcagatggtaaagaatctccctgcaatgcagtagacccagattcaatccctttattgggaagattccctggaaaggggaatggctacccactccaccaATGTTAAATCGCTAGTGCTAATAATGCAAGGATGTAAAAGTAAAGAACAGGATGTTTTCTTAAAGCCAATAGTAACTTCTAAACTCTATCTTTCATCACTTGAAACCAGAAGAATTTACAAGCCCCAGGATATGAAAGATTAGTGAAAAGCAGCAAAATATCTGGAAAATCCTTATTGTAATGGTTATGTTTGTTTCTACTTAAATCATGgttacataaaattttataaattcataTTGACCAATATTTGAGAGAAACTTTATCTGTAAATTTTTGATCACCCTCTAATTGATTCATCATTTCCAATGGACtatatttatgcttttgaaaaagttaatttatatgcaaaatgaaaattaattttatgtaatGCTATTTTAACTGAAGTGTTAAATCAGAAAAACCAAAGATAAATACAGGTAAAAGACAGCTGAATGAAGGTTGGAAACCAATTCTTGTAACTCTGCTTATATCCTAATTCATTAGTAAATCCATTTCAGTTATTTAACCTGAATTGTTATTAAAATGCAATGATTttgcaacaaaaaaaatcattgttaggTGAAAATAAATATAGTTGGCATTTTTCgctgttttaactttttaatgaatTCCCATGTTACTCAAAAGTCCCATAATGAGATCATTAACATAGCAAAGAAAGTCTTCAACAAATAAGGTAATTTAAACCTAATTCAGTGAGGCTGGCCCAGGGTTGAACCAGCCTTGAAACTGAAAGTACAAAGACTTCATAAACTCTTAAAAATAGTGTAaatatttctgattacagtttcaatttccatgcttgtgatggatctgttaagattttctatttcttactggttcagttttggaaagttgtacttttctaaaaatttgtccatttcttccaagttgtccgttttatttgcatatagttgctgataatagtctcatgatcctttgtatttctgtgttgtctgttgtgatctctccattttcatttctaattttgttgatttgatttttctccttttgtttcttgatgagtctggctaatggtttgtcaattttatttatcttttcaaagaaccagcttttggttttgttgattattgctatgttctcttttgtttcttttgcatttatttctgccctaatttttaagatttctttccttcaactaaccctggggttcacaatttcttccttttcaagttgctttaggtgtagagttaagttacttatttgacttttttcttgtttcttgaggtaagcctgcatttgaaactgtaatcagaaatcttcgaacaaacaaaaccccaggaccaaatggcttcacagctgacttttaataaaaatttagagaagacctaacacctatcctactcaaactcttctagaaaatttcagaggaaggtaaacttccaaactcattctatgaggccactatcaccctaaataccaaaacctgacaaagatgccacaaaaaaagaaaactacaggccaatatcactgatgaacatagatgcaaaaatcattaacaaaattctagcaaacagaatccaacaacacattaaaaagatcatacatcatgaccaagtgggctttatcccagggatgcaaggattcttcaatatccacaatcaatgtaatacaccacattaacaaattgaaaaataaaaaccatatgattatctcaatagatgcagagaaggcctttgacaaaattcaacatccatttatgataaaaaaaaaaaccctccaggaagcaggaattgaaggaacatatctcaacataataaaagctatatatgacaaaccctcagcaaacattatcctcaatggtgaataatataaagtatttcccctaaagtcaggaacaagacaagggtgcccactctcaccactactattcaagttttggccacagcagtcagagcagaaaaagaaataaaaggaatccagattggaaaagaagaagtaaaactctcactgtttgcagatgacatgatcctctacatagaaaaccctaaagactccaccagaaaattactagagctaatcaacaaatatagtaaagttgcaggatataaaatcaacacacagaaatcccttgcattcctatacactaacaatgagaaaacagaaagagaaattaaggaaacaattccattcaccatttcaatgaaaagaataaaatacttaggaatatatctacctaaagaaacaaaagacctatagatagaaaactataaaacactggtgaaagaaatcaaagaggatgcaaatagatggagaaatataccatgttaatggatcagaagaatcaatatagtgaaaatgagtatactacccaaagcaatctatagattcaatgcaatccctatcaagctaccaacggtatttttcagagaactagaataaataatttcacaatttgtatggaaatacaaaaaacttcaaatagccaaagcaatcttgagaaagaggaatggaactggaagaatcaacctgcctgacttcaggctctactacaaagccacagtcatcaagacagtatggtactggcacaaagacagaaatatagatcagtggaacaaaatagaaagcccagagataaattcacacacctatggacaccttatcttcgacaaaggaggcaagaatatacaatggagaaaagacaatctctttaacaagtggtgctgggaaaactggtcaaccacttgtaaaagaatgaaactagagcactttctaacaccatatacaaaaaaaaaaaaaaaaaaaaaaactcaagatggattaaagatctaaatgtaagaccagaaactattaaactcctagggGAAAATaagggcaaaacactctccgacataaaccacagcagaatcctctatgatccaccacccagaatattggaaatcaaagcaaaaataaacagatgggacctaattaaaattaaaagcttctgcacaacaaaggaaactataagcaaggtgaaaagacagacttcaagatgggagaaaataatagcaaacaaagcaacagacaaagaattaatctcaaaaatatacaagtaactcctacagctcaatcccagaaaaataaacaacccaatcaaaaaacgggccaaagaactaaacagacatttctccaaagaagacatacagatagctaacaaacacatgaaaagatgctcaacatcactcattatcagagaaatgcaaatcaaaaccacaatgagggaccatttcacaccggtcagaatggctgctatccgaaagtctacaagcaataaatgctggagagggtgtagagaaaagggagccctcttacactgttggtgggaatgcaaactagtacggccactatagagaacagtgtggagattccttaaaaaactggaaatagaactgccttatgatccagcaatcccactgctgggcatatacaccaaggaaaccagaattgaaagagacacatgtaccccaatgttcattgcagcactatttataatagcgaagacatggaagcaacctagatgtccatcagcagatgaatggataagaaagctgtggtacatgtacacaatggagtattactcagccattgaaaagaatacatttgaatcagttctaatgaggtggatgaaactggcgcctattatacagagtgaagtaagccagaaagaaaaacaccaatacagtatactaacgcatatatatggaatttagaaagatggtaacaataattctgtatgcaagacagcaaaagagacacagatgtattgaacagtcttttggactctgtgggagagggcgagggtgggatgatatgggagaatggcattgaaacatgtaaaatatcatatgtgaaacgaatcaccacaTTTGtttgatttgatacatttgatataggtttgatgcatgatacagggtgcccggggctggtgcactgggatgacccagagggatggtgtggggagggaggtgggtgggggattcaggatgaggaacacacgtacacccgtggcggattcatgttgatgtatggcaaaaccaatacaatattgtaaagtaaaaaaaataaataaattttaaaatatattgtaaatatacTGTTGCACTTTTATGTTGATTATGATTATTACCAACATTGTTATAATTGCAGGTAATGATATTTGTTAAATCAGTGTGATGATACATTGATTCTAATTAGTTAAGTTACTTGGAAAATGGGAACTACTGTCCCAAATTTGGAGACAGCTAGAAAATTCTTCACTCTTCTTATACTCGCCTGTAAATAGATGTTTCAAACTATTGTTTTTCAATATCAGAGATGGAAGggaaaaatataccaaaataacCTGACCTGTAGAGATTTTAAACCATATCCACTTGCTAGATAAATTATATCCCTCCAACTATAGATGAAGAGAATCCAACCAAGGAACCATTGTGTTATGTAATGAATTCATTGATCCTTCCACTTACCAGCTAATTCTCACATATTCCTTCCTCCCAACTCACTTGTAAAAAACATGATCATCTGTCCCATAAAATCACAAGGATTCTCAAGGACTATAGCAAAATGTGCCAAATAATTTATTGTGGGGTTTGTCAAGAGTAACGCAGTCTTCTCTTGTCCTTGGGTTGGGATTTATGCTATTGGCTCTCAGATCCTCAGGTCTTCAGACTTGGTCTAGAATTACAGCATCaactttcctgggtctccagcttgcaaaTGGTAGAATTGAAACTTAACCTCCATAACCATATGAGCCAAATCTTCAtaacaaatatgtgtgtgtgtgtgtgtgtgtgtgtgtgtgtgtgtttaaacaaatctacatatataaaacaaatcatcatataataaatatatacatacaacacacatgcacaccccatTGGTTCTGTTACTCTgaagaacattctctaatacagtgattttcctttttttagagcttttaaatttttggagcttttaaaattttggaatCTTGTGTTAATTTAtagtatagaaaaaataataaacataatttacacacaatataaaatatatattagaaagagttacatttaataactttatttacaattcaaaagaaaaaattctgaaaaaaattattattgagaCCCTTTCATAAGGACTGATTACAAATCCTTGAAAATTTCTGCATCTTAAGAgcccagttatttttaaattattaatgtgaTTAAATGTTCAAGGAATTGAATGTTTTTACTCTTGAAATTATGAATTAGAAAACAGAACTTGAGGAAGGTGTTCTGAAAAAACCTAAATAGAATATTCTTTAGTGGCCGTTTTCCCTTTCTTGCATTGCAGAAGATATGTGACAGTTATTGTGTTGATACATAGTTCAAATTTTTTACAGTAATCTAGGACGGTATTATTTCCAATAATACAGTCTGCAAAGTATCACCATTGGGAAGAAGTTAGCCTCACAATTGAAAGGCTGAATTAGACATCCATCAAGAGAAGACTGTctagacacatgtatacctgtggcagattcattttgatatttggcaaaactaatacagttatgtaaagtttaaaaataaaataaaattaaaaaaaaataaaataaaatgcaccaccctgatggtacagtggttGGAagtccgcctgccaaagcaggcaaCCCAGGTTGATCCCTTGTCCAGAAAGagtccacatgccttggggcaactaagcccttgcaccacaactactgaagtctgagagcctaaagcctgtgctctgccacaaaagaagccgctgcagtgagaagcctaagCATGGCAAAgaagaggagcccccacttgctgcaactagagaaagcctgagagcagctttggagacccagcacagtcaaaaataaataaataaactttttaaatggcATGAAAAGGGTGACAACAGATGGAATATCTACTATTTACTTTATCACTGTAAGATGTTAGGTAACCACGGTGTTCTACCAACTCCTCAAACTTGTAAAAGAACCACAGTAGAGTCACTCAATTTATATTAATGTCGATAAGATTTTACATGGGAGGAAATGTATAATACCTTCAGTACTAGTGCTGATTAACATGGTATGAGGCAAAGGAGATGATACAAATCTGAGTGACAGGAGAACCAAGGTCTCTTGGCACAAAACCCAGCAGAAGACTGGAGTCAGTTGCACCAGCCCAAGTGAAACAGCCTGGTGAAGATTTGCTGGGACTGTGAACATTGGTACAATGTGCTGTCAGACTTTGATGTAATGATGATacattacattaaatataaaggaTATTCCCATTCTGACCAATGGAACTTAACAGAGAGCACGGAGTTAGGGCCACATGTGTAGGATGTTAGTATGTGATTAAGGAGACATCACAAACCATGGAAGACAGGATGGTTTGGTTATTAgctttggaaagagaaaaaactggATCTTTACctaatttacatataaatatcaaCTCTATTATAGAAGTgttaaatatgtaaatgtgaggGTAAAACTATAAAGTTCATACAAAAGAGTATCCACGTATATATATTTGTGACCCAGAGAtggaggaaaattcttaaataaaacttcaaaagCACAAAACATAAGGCAGAAAATGGCgaattttgtgaaaattaaaaatttattttcagatcAAGAACGGGAAAAGACAATGTCTAAAATATGGCAAGGGATACAAGGAGTATATGAGTCATTAAGGAAAAGACAACAACCGCAATAGAAAAATGGGTGGAGGGATAGAAAAAATAGTTTACAGACAACACACAATAAGTAACAAGCTTACAAAGAGATGCACAAATCATTAGCaaccagaaaaatgcaaataagcaGTCACGTTGTATGCATTAGACCAGAAAAAATGATGCCTGCATCATGCCATGTGTATAAGGGAGGGGCAGTGCTGGTGTGGCCTCTCTGAGTTTCACAGTGAAGAGTCACTCTACTGTCCAGGAGTGCAGCCCAGCCCACTTCCGTTCCCTTGCCTTGGCATGATCCAGCTCTCTGTTTTTCCAATCTAATGTCATTGCTCTTGTTGccatttagtcgctcagttgtgtgtgactctttaacatcccatggactgtagctcaccaggctcctctgtccctgggatttcccaggaaagaatcctagagcgggttgccatttccttctcaaggggatcttgctgacccagggatcaaacccatgaagACTTTTCCAGTCTAATATCTTccatcaa is drawn from Bubalus kerabau isolate K-KA32 ecotype Philippines breed swamp buffalo chromosome 5, PCC_UOA_SB_1v2, whole genome shotgun sequence and contains these coding sequences:
- the LOC129653808 gene encoding olfactory receptor 6M1-like codes for the protein MNVQNQTAVTEFILTAFPALQKLQIFLFVALLFTYMLTLTGNGVIISLIWADNRLQSPMYFFLSNLSFLDILFTSSVTPKLLSFLLKDRKTISLAGCISQTYFFFFLGTVEFILLVVMSFDRYVAICNPLHYTIIMNSRACLLLVLGCWVGAFLSVLCPVILLSRLPFCHKEINHFFCDIAPLLQVACIDTHFLEMISFLLSSLILLTSLLITTISYTYIISTILRIPSAQGRQKAFSTCASHITVVSIAYGSNIFMYVRPSQSHSLEFDKVTAVLTIMVTPLLNPFIYSLRNKKVKEVLRDAVNKIVSLLHRKP